Within Salvelinus namaycush isolate Seneca unplaced genomic scaffold, SaNama_1.0 Scaffold284, whole genome shotgun sequence, the genomic segment CTCTTCCTCTTGATTCTGCTGCTCTGCCTCTTTCTTTGTTACCCCTTCCtcttcttttttcttcttctctgctttctttgctgcctcttcctcctctttcttcttcgCTTTCCTTGCtgcttcttcctcctctttcttcttcttctctgctttctttgctgcctcttcctcctctttctttgctgcctcttcctcctctttctccttcttctccgCTTTCTTTGctgcctcttcctcctctttcttcttcttctctgctttctttgctgcctcttcctcctctttctttgctgcctcttcctcctctttcttcttcttctctgctttctttgctgcctcttcctcctctttcttcttcttctctgctttCTTTGCTgcctctttctcttctttcttcttcttcaCTGCCTCTTTCTTtgcttcttcctcctctttcttcttcttcttctctgctttCTTTGCtgcttcttcctcctctttcttcttctctgctTTCTTTGCtgcttcttcctcctctttcttcttctctgctTTCTTTGCtgcttcttcctcctctttcttcttcttcttctctgttttCTTTGCtgcttcttcctcctctttcttcttctctgctTTCTTTGCtgcttcttcctcctctttcttctcctcccccttGACCTGCTCTAACTTTTCCTCCTTTGTTCCAGCCTCTGCCTTCTCTTTCCTGTCCTTCTCCGCCTTCTCGACCTCGGCCCACTCTACGTCTGTGCACTGTGAGCGCCGCttgaggaaggaggagaagaggcgTGAGAGGCCCCGGCTGGCTGAGGTGCGCTGGCGGGGCTTCACTAGCTGCTCCTcctcagtggtggtggtggtggggaagaTGGGGCTCTCTGTGGAGCCAGGCTCTGAGGCCTGCTCCTGGGTCTTCTGGCTGGGCTTCTCCCCCTCTGGCTCCGCTGCTGCTGCCTCTGGGCTCTGCTTGTTCTCCAGTTGTATCTCTGCCTCTGAGCTCTGCTTGTTCTCCGgttttctctctgcctctgctaCGCTGGGCTTCGGCTTGCCCTCTGTGTCCGCCTCACCCACCGCGCTAGCCTCTGTTGTCATGGTACACACTGCAGAACATGACATGGAGGAGTCAGCGATAGGAAAGAGAAAGCTTGTGTGTGTTGTCATGTTGGATGATGCACAGCAATATACACACAAGCAAGACATGATTATGGACAGTCAACAGTGATGCACTGGTGCCATTCTATAGCATGAGCTACTACTACGTTTTCTCAGACTGGAGTACTCGATCAaatatgccacacacacacactttttcataTGGAGTTATGAGTGTATCCCACTCCACAATGGCACCTCTTGTTGAAagagtgtgtgtttatgtctgtgagGACCTCTTGAGAGACAGGCAGCTCACGACAGTGTGTGTCTTTCAGAGGCTcattagaaacacacacacaatggagtCTTTCTGCTCCGTAGCAGCCTGGAAGTCTATTAGTACAGCTCCAGTCACTATCATCCTCAGCACTAACCCAACACAGCTCTTTCATCCGTCCGCTGTGGCCCTGCCGGCTTCATACGGTGGGCCAATATGTCCCAATGTAACATTGCATGACAATGCATCGCTAAATTGGTTTAGAAATTCAAAGGACATACCGGGCTTCTGAGAAGTAAATGGCCAGTTACTGTGTTCACTTTACTGTGTGAACTTTACTGTGTGAACTTGGCTTGCAGTTGTGAGGATGTCATTGAGAGTTGCAGCAGCATCAACGTACTTGTGTTAGATCATAGCAGTTCATCATCATATGTCTAGTAGCCCTCCATGCAGTGTTAAGAGAGATTGCATCTACTTAGCCCACTGTTAGCATCTAGGCTAGTCTGATGCTGCTAGTTGTTGTCATTGCTCAACATCTAGGCTAGTAGTTCATTATATGTCTAGGTCTGCCATACAGTGTGGGGCAGGGAGACGCTTAGCTAGACAGGATGGCAGATCTTCCAGCTGCACACACACGGCTGTCCTTACCCCAGAGGGTgcctgacacactgacacacacacacacacacacacacacacacacacacacacacacacacacacacacacacacacacacacacacacacacacacagtgctccaTCGCTATAGGGACAGCAGGggtatggggaggagaggaggggggaccaCAGAGACCAAATCCTCTTTAGTCCTCCCATTGTTTGTGTCTAGTGACCAATAACTGTGGTGCACTCTAACTAATCCAGCCCTTCCCCCACCGCAACAACCCCCCCATAGGCCTGTTCCCTAGGtcaacccaaacacacacacacactcacacaccgaGCAGCGTGGTGTACGCCTCAGTGCTCAGGATCTCCTCTGGGTCTTTTAATGTAGCGTAATCTCAATGGTAATAGTCAGGAAACAGACATGGTGTTAATGGACCAGATGAGACGGCTTGTGTCTGCTGCTGCCTCCTGCATTACTGCCTCCTGCATGACTGCCTCCTCCATTGTCTTCACTAGGTCACATCTAGATCCTCTGCTAAAGGCCAGGTGAGCAGCTCTGGTCCGGCTGCTAGTCTGGGGAAGTAACAGGGACTCTCACAACCACACTGTGTCCAAAATTGTACCCTATCcactatatattgcactacttttgaccagggcccaactacttttgaccagtcagGGCCATAGTGACCTGTCAAAAATAGAGCAATATATAGGAAATAACGGTAGTTCTGCCAATCTTGATCAAACTGGTACCCTTTTCAAAACACTTTTCCATAGTGCATAGAGGCCCTATCATTTCTCACGTCTATAATGTTCTACCTCCAGTAGGCCAGCTGACATCCCGatcatcattactactgtatAAATCAACCATCATTACTACTGTATACATCAACCATCATTAGGCTAACTAGCTGCCAGAGATAAAGATTGCCCTGCAGAAATGGGTGAGCGGCGTGTTCAGCTGTTGGGTCAGGTGCACGTCAGATGCTCCGACCATCTGTGtctgtctcccaaatggcaccctattcccttcatagtccactatggccctggtcaaaagtagtgcaccgtgtagggaatagggtgccatttggggtgcaCATATGACTAAAGAAAGGGAAGTGGGGTTTGAATAAGATGCTATAGGAAAGGAgttaagatggcgccggagaagaagacTGTCATTTTACGTGTTTCTATCCAATTgcgtttttgtttgtttctttgtgttgtttgtaacttattttgtacataatagtgctgctaccgtctcttatgaccgaaaataacttctggacatcagaactgcgattactcaccacgaaccgGCAGAAgtatttttttcctttaacgagtccgacgtgaatgacatactgctttcccgggaacaggcccaaatccctgtcatttgcgtgaagagaaggctgagaaaaaggggccggaggGCGGGGTGCCTTCTAAGAATtagtaggcgatcgaataaacccccactgccttccattctgctagcaaacgtgcaatctttggaaaataaaatcgatgacctacgcggaagattaaactaccaacgggatatTCAGAACTGTAATGTCTTATGCTtcatggagtcgtggctgaacgacaacattatcaacatacagctggctggttatacgctgtaccggcaggatagaacagcgacgtctggtaagacaaggggcggcggactatgtatttttgtaaataacagctggttcacgatatctaaggaagtctcaaggttttgcttgcctgaggtagagtatctcatgataagctgtagatcacacaatctacctagagagttttcatctgtatttttcgtagctgtctacataccaccacagactgctgctggcactaagaccacaatAAATTAGCTGTATTCGCCATAAGCAAAccagaaaacgctcacccagaggcggcgctcctagtgaacggggactttaatacagggaaacttaaatctgtcttttttatcagcatgtttctatcagcatgttaaatgtgcaaccagagggggaaaaactctggaccaccattactccacacacagagatgcatacaaagctctccctcgccccccatttggcaaatctgaccataattctatcctcctgattcctgcttacaagcagatgctaagctacaggactgttttcctagcacagactggaatatgttccgggattcctccgatggcattgaggtgtacaccacatcagtcattggtttcatcaataagtgcattgatgacgtcgcccccacagtgaccgtacgtacataccccaaccagaagccatggattacaggcaacatccgcactgaactAAAGGCTAGAGGAACGGGACTctataacccggaagcttataagaaatcccgctatgccctccgacgaaacatcaaacatgcaaagcgtcaatacaggactaagatcgaatcgtactacaccggctctgacgctcgtcggatgtcgcagggcttgcaaaccattacagactacaaagggaagcacagctgggggctacccagtgacacgagcctaccagatgagttaaactacttctatgctcgcttcgaggcaaataacccttaaacatgcatgagagcaccagctctagacccaccccaatttgcataccgccccaacagatccacagatgatgcaatctcttttgcactccacactgcactttcccacctggacaaaaggaacacctatgtgagaatgctattcattgactacatctcagcgttcaacaccatagtgccctcaaagctcatcactaagataaggatcctgggactaaacacctccctctgcaactggatcctggacatcctgacgggccacccccaggtggtaagggtaggtaacaacacatccgccatgctgatcctcaacacaggggcccctcaggggtgcgtgcgcagtcccctcctgtactccctgttcactcatgactgcatggccaggcacgactccaacaccatcattaagtttgccaatgacacaacagtggtaggcctgatcaccgacaacgacgagacagcctatagggaggaggtcagagacctggccatgtggtgccaggacaacaacctctctctccctcaacgtgatcaagacaaaggagatgattgtggactacagaaaaaagaggaccgagcacgcccccattctcatcgacggggctgtagtggagcaggttgagagcttcaagttccttggtgtccacatcaccaacaaactagcacACTatcacagtcgtgaagagggcatgacaaagcctattcaccctcaggagactgaaaatatatgtcatgggtcctcaggacctcaaaagattctacagctgcaccatcgagagcattccgactggttgcatcaccgcctggtacggcaactgctcggcttccgacctcaaggcgctacagagggtagtgtgtacagcccagtacatcactggggcaaagcttcctgccatccaggacctctatgccaggaggtgtcagaggaaggccctaaaaattgtcaaagactccagccacccatggtcatagactgttctctctgctaccacactgtaggacaggaaagggaagaggggtttgttaagatactgtaggacaggaaacGGAAGGGGGattggataagatactgtaggacaggaaagggaagaggggttggataagatactgtaggacaggaaagaggggttggataagatactgtacaACAGGAAAGGGAAGGggggttggataagatactgtaggacaggaaagggaagaggggttgaataagatactgtaggacaggaaagggaagaggggttggataagatactgtaggacaggaaagggaagaggggttggataagatactgtaggacaggaaaggggagttggataagatactgtagggcaggaaagggaagaggggttggataagatacCGTAGGACAGGAaagaggggttggataagatactgtaggacaggaaagggaagaggggttggataagatactgtaggacaggaaagggaaggggggttggataagatactgtaggacaggaaagggaaggggggttggataagatactgtaggacaggaaagggaagaggggttggataagatactgtaggacaggaaagggaagaggggttggataagatactgtaggacaggaaagggaagaggggttggataagatactgtaggacaggaaagggaagaggggttggataagatactgtaggacaggaaagggaaggggggttggataagatactgtaggacaggaaaggggagttggataagatactgtaggacaggaaagggaagaggggttggataagatactgtaggacaggaaagggaagaggggttggataagatactgtaggacaggaaagggaagaggggttggataagatactgtaggacagggaagggaaggggggttggataagatactgtaggacaggaaagggaagaggggttggataagatactgtaggacagggaagggaaggggggttggataagatactgtaggacaggaaagggaagaggggttggataagatactgtacaACAGGAAAGGGAAGGggggttggataagatactgtaggacaggaaagggaagaggggttggataagatactgtacaACAGGAAAGGGAAGGggggttggataagatactgtaggacaggaaagggaagaggggttggataagatactgtacaACAGGAAAGGGAAGGggggttggataagatactgtaggacaggaaagggaagaggggttggataagatactgtaggacaggaaagggaagaggggttggataagatactgtacaACAGGAAAGGGAAGGggggttggataagatactgtaggacaggaaagggaagaggggttggataagatactgtaggacaggaaagggaagaggggttggataagatactgtaggacagggaagggaaggggggttggataagatactgtaggacaggaaagggaagaggggttggataagataccgtaggacaggaaagggaagaggggttggataagatactgtaggacagggaagggaaggggggttggataagatactgtaggacaggaaagggaagaggggttggataagatactgtacaacaggaaagctatgatcccttattgatggcaGTTGTGaaatccacttcaaaatcagtgagacgtgtgtatgtgtgctatgcAGAGGATGAAATGGCAAGATAAAaactgtaagtgcctttgaacggggtatggtagtaggtgccaggcactctggtttgagtcaagaactgcaacgctgctgtttttttttttttttacactcaacagtttcccgtgtgtatcaagaatggtccaccacccaaaggacatccagcctacttgacaactgtgggaagcattggagtcaacatgggtgtGTGCAACTGTGTGTGTCGAGCAGAGCTTGTGGAGAAGGGGTATAAGAGCTGCAGGTTCTCAGGATGTTGTAGACTCATTAGGATATCTCATGTCACTGACTGCagtgcacacacacgcattcaCTCACAATGTCGCTCTCACTCagacgtagacacacacacacacacacacacacacacacacacacacacacacacacacacacacacacacacacacacacacacacacacacacacacacacaacactaagCAGTGTAATCTAATCGGTGGTATCAGGCCGAGGACATTCCTTCATTCATTCATAGTTGGTGTGAATCTGAGTAGCAGCCATCCCCATGTCAACCACATCCCCCAGCACCAACACTAATACCACCGGCCCTTAAGCACATTGGATCATATTTGCCCTACAGGGGAACTGAGGAACAGAAACATGTGTGGTAGGTGCTGAGAGTGAGTTTAGTGAGTGGGATTTAGCCTGGAGTTTAGTGAGTGGGATTTAGCCTGGAGTTTAGTGTTAATCAGGCTCCAAGTGAgattatctccctccctccctccctctccatctttctattctctctcccccatctcctctatctTTTCCCCCTtcttcactctctcccttctctccttctgttctcgcactctctctttatctcctctctctcagaggaGATCTGGCAGGTTGTGATCAGCTGTGCTGATTCATGGTTTATAAGTCCCTCCCACCTATTAGCCCCTCCCACCTGGCCGAAAGTCAAAATTAAAGGAAATAAATGCCAAAGATATCCGTAAACACATGCGCTTGCACAGCGGTATACAGGCAGGCTCACACATGCCCACGCACAAacacatttacaaacaaacatgCATCCTATCACATGCCCACACAGATAGATACTCACCGATTCACGGCTGCAGTCATtcacatagacatacacacacacaaaaatggaATATGCTAATTGTTTCAAAAGAACATTCACAATGCTCTCAGCGACGTTGATATAGAAACCTCTAACACTAACCCATTGATTTAAAACAAAAAAGCAGTGCAAAGGGCTTTACACTGGTTAGTTCTTAAACTGAATGAAACTCTCAGCTATAATGGGTATTGTCCATGTAGGTCTGTTGGTCTTCTAGTGTGTAACTTTATCTCCAGCTCTCTGTTTCAACCTAATCAATACCCCCACAGATGGTTCTGATGTTGGAACTTGAACCGCTTGGGGACCAGGATGAATGGAGTCATCCCATTGATCGACTGTGGTTGGGCTGAAGGAGTCATCCCATTGATCGACTGTGGTTGGGCTGAAGGAGTCATCCCATTGATCCACTGTGGTTGGGCTGAAGGAGTCATCCCATTGATCGACTGTGGTTGGGCTGAAGGAGTCATCCCATTGATCCACTGTGGTTGGGCTGAAGGAGTCATC encodes:
- the LOC120039602 gene encoding vicilin-like seed storage protein At2g18540 produces the protein MLMFVCTMTTEASAVGEADTEGKPKPSVAEAERKPENKQSSEAEIQLENKQSPEAAAAEPEGEKPSQKTQEQASEPGSTESPIFPTTTTTEEEQLVKPRQRTSASRGLSRLFSSFLKRRSQCTDVEWAEVEKAEKDRKEKAEAGTKEEKLEQVKGEEKKEEEEAAKKAEKKKEEEEAAKKTEKKKKKEEEEAAKKAEKKKEEEEAAKKAEKKKEEEEAAKKAEKKKKKEEEEAKKEAVKKKKEEKEGKKKEKENKEEEKGKKNEANKEVKKNEENKEVKKKKRKGKKKAGEQSTTEVQVKAPIAAPEPELRAEAEGEAEQERQEEPVEAQDHHSISSTETQVSEGDRHSELLT